From the Porphyrobacter sp. CACIAM 03H1 genome, the window ACACCGTCACGTTGACGACCGGCGCCTTGCGGTCCTCGTGCACCAGCACGGTGAGGCCGTTCTCGAGCTGGAATTCCTGGTAGGGGATCTTGACCTGCGAGACGAGGCTCTGGAGGTCGGCGGTCGCCTGCGGGGCGGCAGAGGCGGCGGCATGATTGTCGGCCAGCGCCGGCGAGAACGGGACGGCGAGCGCGAGGGCGAGCGCCGAAAGGCTGGCGGCAGCAAGGCGGTGGGTCATGAACGGGTCTCCGGTGGAAGGATCAGGCGAAGTGAATGAAGGGCCGGTCAGCGCCGGTTGGTGACGGTGCGGCGGACGCTGGCTTTCGCCAGCACATCATCGCGCCAGAAGCGGACAGGCTTCAGCCGGTGATCGACGAACAGCCGCATCTGGTCGGTGTAATGCTTTGATTGCGGGCGGGTCGAGGCCGCGCCGAAGGGCTGGACCGAGCGCGAGACGACGCGCTGCCCCGGGGCCCATTCGATCCACATGATGAAGCTGTCCCCGTGCTTCAGACTGAGGCGCCCGTCGGTGTCGACGTCCCAGGTGGTCGAGGCGCGCAGGGTGTCCGAACCGCCGTCGAGCGGCAGGTCGATGCTGCCCTGCCGCAGCCGCAGCAGGTCGGCCATGGGCGGATCGAGGCGGCCGAAATGGGTGGTGAGGTGATCGGCGGCGGCTTGCAGCTTCTCGGCCACGTCGGGGAAGGGCTTGTTGCCGTAGTCGGCGGACATGAAGTCGCGGATCATCAGCAGCGCGATGGCATCGGCGGGGCCCTTGCCGTCGGCGTCGAAGTCCCACGCGAGCAGCAGGTCGCGTGCCTCGGCCAGCCTGCCCTCGGCCTTGAGCGCCGCGAGCCCCTCGAACAACCGCGCGACATAGCCTTCGCGGGCATAGCCGGTGTCGTACTTGATCGCCTCCAGCGTCGCCCGGTCGAGCACGCTTGCCTCGGACAGAAGCCTGTAGGCGCGGCGCGAGCGGTTGGTCTGCTTGAGCTCGATCCCCAGCAGCGGCGAGAAGGCCTGCGGATCGAGGTCGCTCCCCGCGCCGGCCGCGGTGAAGGGGGTGTTGTTCGAATTGTAGAGCCACCCGCTCGCCGGGTTCACGATGCGCGGCAGCGCCTTGTAGTCCACCGCGCCCTGCCAGATCAGGTCGCTGCGGTCGCCGGGCAGCACCGAGCGCCAGTCGGCTTCCACGCCCTCGGGCCGCGCGGGGATCGCGGCGTTGTAGACATAGGCGATGGTGCCGCCCTTGTCGGCATAGATGAAGTTGGTCGAGGGGATAGCGAGGCGCGCCAGCTGCGCTTCCCACTCGGCGAAGCTCTTGGCCTTGTTGAGCCGGTAATAGGCGTCGAGCTGCTCCAGCCTGCCGATCCCGCCATAGCGCACCGCGAAGGCGCCCTTGTCGTTCCGGATCACCGGCCCGTGGACCGAACGCAGCACCTCGCGCCGGATCGGCAGGACCACCGGTCCCATCTTCACCGGCAGCGTCACCCACCGGCTTTCCAGATCGCGCCACTCTCCGTCGAGCCGGTAGCGGGTGCCGGTCTCGTCCAGCTCCAGCTTGTAGACGTCGATCATGTCGGGGGTATTGACCGTGTTGGTCCAGCCCAGATCCTCGTTGTGACCGAGGAAGGGGAAAGGCGAGCCCGGGAAATTCGCGCCCGCGAAATGCCAGCCCTCGCCGCTCTCAACGACGAGTTCGTACCATGCAACGCCGCCCCGCAACGGCTGGTGCGAGTTGGAGACGAGGGTCGTCGTGCCGCCACCTTTCTGCGGGGCGACGGCGAAGGCATTGGAGCCCATGTGTTCGGCATCCTCGCCCAGAGGCAGCACCAGCCTGCGGGCCTGCTTCGTTGCAGAGGCGGACGCCGGGCCGAGCGGTTCGGCTGCGGGCAGGGGCGGGCGCGGGAAGCCGGGGATGTCGGGGCCGTGCTCGCGGCGCAGTTCCTCGTTGGCGACCAGCGGGCCGATCACGCTGTCGAGCCCGAAGAAGAACGGCTGGCGCAGCGCGAAGCCCGCCGCCACGTCGACCCCTGCGACGGGGAACAGGTTGGCGAGCTTGACCTCCTCGGGGTGCTCTGCGGCATACTGGTTGAGCCCCGCGGCATAGGCCTCGAACAGCGCGCGGGTGTCCTGCGGGAGCTTCGGATATTCCCGCTCCGCCGTGCCGCGCGCATCGATCAGGTGGTAGACGTAATCGACCTTCGCGCCGTCCTCGCCCGCGATCGCGCCGTAGCGTCCGCGCGCCATCGCCACGACGTCCTGCAAGGTGAAGAAGTCGTCCTCGGCATGGGCGATGGCGACGCCAAAGGCGGTGTCGGCGTCGGTCTGGCCGTAGATATGGGGCACGCCCCATTCGTCGCGGACGATCTCGGCTCCATAGGTGCGGCCCTGCAACGGCGCGGCGGCGCTGGCGAAGAAGGGTTCCCATGTGGCGAGCACCGCCACCGCGAGCACAAGCAGCCCCACCAGCGCAAACGCGCCGCGCTTCACCCAGACCATCACCGATTTCTCTCCCAAATCGCGCGGGCCTTCCTTCGCTTGGGAGCCCGGCAAGGTCAAGGCTCGCGCGGCAAGTGCAAGACCTCTTGCCATGCGCCTCGCAGGAACCCACCTAGTCGGCTAATACACCTGTGCAGGAAATTTGCGGCGGGGTCTTGTGTGGCCAAAGTGCAACACTATCTGCCGGGTGTAACCTTTGGAGGGGTTAGACGATCATGAATCTCGAGAAGTTCACCGACCGCGCGAAAGGCTTCCTGCAATCCGCGCAGACCGTCGCGATCCGCATGAACCACCAGCGCATCACCCCGCTGCACATCGCCAAGGCGCTGCTGGAAGACAGCGAGGGCATGGCCGCCGGGCTGATCCAGCGCGCCGGCGGGCAGGCCCCGCTGGCCGCGACTGCGGTCGATGCCGGGCTCTCGAAGATCCCCGCCGTGACCGGTTCGGGCGCGCAGGCGACCCCCGGGCTCGACAATGACGCCGTGCGGGTGCTCGACCAGGCCGAACAGCTCGCCGACAAGGCGGGCGATTCCTACGTCACCGTCGAGCGGCTCCTGACCGCGCTGGCCCTGTCCCAGACCCCCGCCGGCGAGGCTCTGAAGGCCGCGGGCGTGACCCCGCAGGCGCTCAACACCGCCATCGAGCAGCTGCGCGGCGGCAAGCGGGCCGACAGCGCCGGGGCCGAGAGCACTTATGACGCGATGGAAAAGTTCGCCCGCGACCTCACCAAGGCCGCGCGCGAGGGCAAGCTCGACCCCGTCATCGGCCGCGACGAGGAGATCCGCCGCACCATCCAGATCCTCGCCCGCCGCACCAAGAACAACCCCGCCCTGATCGGCGAGCCCGGCACCGGCAAGACCGCGATTGCCGAGGGCCTCGCGCTGCGCATCGCCAATGGTGACGTGCCCGATAGCCTCAAGGGCCGGACGCTCATGTCGCTCGACATGGGCGCGCTCATCGCGGGCGCGAAGTATCGCGGCGAATTCGAGGAACGGCTCAAGAGCGTGCTCGACGAGGTCAAGCATGCCGAGGGCCAGATCATCCTGTTCATCGACGAGATGCACACCCTGATCGGGGCGGGCGCGTCCGAAGGCTCGATGGATGCCTCGAACCTGCTGAAGCCCGCCCTCTCGCGCGGCGAGCTGCACTGCATCGGCGCGACCACGCTCGACGAATACCAGAAGTACGTCGAGAAGGACCCCGCGCTCCAGCGGCGGTTCCAGCCGGTCTATATCCAGGAGCCGAGCGTCGAGGACACGATCTCGATCCTGCGCGGCATCAAGGACAAGTACGAGCTGCACCACGGCGTGCGGATCACCGACGGCGCGATCGTCGCCGCGGCGAAGCTGTCCGACCGTTACATCCAGAACCGCTTCCTCCCCGACAAGGCGATCGACCTGATGGACGAGGCCGCGAGCCGCATCCGTATGGAGGTGGAGAGCAAGCCCGAGGAGATCGAGGCGCTCGACCGCAAGATCATCCAGCTCAAGATCGAGGAACAGGCGCTCCAGAAGGAGACCGACGCGAACTCCAAGGACCGCCTTGTCGCGCTGCGCGAGGACCTCGCCAATCTCGAACAGCAGTCCGCCGAACTCACCACCCGCTGGCAGAACGAGCGCGACAAGATCGCGGCGGAGGGGCGCATCAAGGAGGCGCTCGACGCCGCGCGGCTCGAACTCGAACAGGCCCAGCGCGAGGGCGATCTGGCGAAGGCCGGGGAGCTTTCCTACGGGCGCATCCCCGAGCTGGAAAAGCAGCTCACCGAGGCGCAGGGCCAGGCCGCCAACGCCATGCTGCGCGAGGAGGTGACCGAGGAGGACATCGCCGGCGTC encodes:
- a CDS encoding acylase yields the protein MVWVKRGAFALVGLLVLAVAVLATWEPFFASAAAPLQGRTYGAEIVRDEWGVPHIYGQTDADTAFGVAIAHAEDDFFTLQDVVAMARGRYGAIAGEDGAKVDYVYHLIDARGTAEREYPKLPQDTRALFEAYAAGLNQYAAEHPEEVKLANLFPVAGVDVAAGFALRQPFFFGLDSVIGPLVANEELRREHGPDIPGFPRPPLPAAEPLGPASASATKQARRLVLPLGEDAEHMGSNAFAVAPQKGGGTTTLVSNSHQPLRGGVAWYELVVESGEGWHFAGANFPGSPFPFLGHNEDLGWTNTVNTPDMIDVYKLELDETGTRYRLDGEWRDLESRWVTLPVKMGPVVLPIRREVLRSVHGPVIRNDKGAFAVRYGGIGRLEQLDAYYRLNKAKSFAEWEAQLARLAIPSTNFIYADKGGTIAYVYNAAIPARPEGVEADWRSVLPGDRSDLIWQGAVDYKALPRIVNPASGWLYNSNNTPFTAAGAGSDLDPQAFSPLLGIELKQTNRSRRAYRLLSEASVLDRATLEAIKYDTGYAREGYVARLFEGLAALKAEGRLAEARDLLLAWDFDADGKGPADAIALLMIRDFMSADYGNKPFPDVAEKLQAAADHLTTHFGRLDPPMADLLRLRQGSIDLPLDGGSDTLRASTTWDVDTDGRLSLKHGDSFIMWIEWAPGQRVVSRSVQPFGAASTRPQSKHYTDQMRLFVDHRLKPVRFWRDDVLAKASVRRTVTNRR
- the clpB gene encoding ATP-dependent chaperone ClpB yields the protein MNLEKFTDRAKGFLQSAQTVAIRMNHQRITPLHIAKALLEDSEGMAAGLIQRAGGQAPLAATAVDAGLSKIPAVTGSGAQATPGLDNDAVRVLDQAEQLADKAGDSYVTVERLLTALALSQTPAGEALKAAGVTPQALNTAIEQLRGGKRADSAGAESTYDAMEKFARDLTKAAREGKLDPVIGRDEEIRRTIQILARRTKNNPALIGEPGTGKTAIAEGLALRIANGDVPDSLKGRTLMSLDMGALIAGAKYRGEFEERLKSVLDEVKHAEGQIILFIDEMHTLIGAGASEGSMDASNLLKPALSRGELHCIGATTLDEYQKYVEKDPALQRRFQPVYIQEPSVEDTISILRGIKDKYELHHGVRITDGAIVAAAKLSDRYIQNRFLPDKAIDLMDEAASRIRMEVESKPEEIEALDRKIIQLKIEEQALQKETDANSKDRLVALREDLANLEQQSAELTTRWQNERDKIAAEGRIKEALDAARLELEQAQREGDLAKAGELSYGRIPELEKQLTEAQGQAANAMLREEVTEEDIAGVVSRWTGVPVDKMMEGEREKLLDMENILGKRVIGQSQAIEAVSKAVRRARAGLQDPGRPLGSFLFLGPTGVGKTELTKALAGFLFDDDSAMVRIDMSEFMEKHAVARLIGAPPGYVGYEEGGVLTEAVRRRPYQVVLFDEVEKAHSDVFNVLLQVLDDGRLTDGQGRVVDFANTLIILTSNLGSQYLANLPDGAEVATVEKDVMDVVRGHFRPEFLNRLDEIILFHRLGQEHMAPIVEIQVKRVQKLLADRKITLDLTDAALRWLGRVGYDPVYGARPLKRAVQRYLQDPLAEMLLEGKLPDGATLVIDEGDGQLSMTIR